The Denticeps clupeoides chromosome 4, fDenClu1.1, whole genome shotgun sequence genome segment tACAGTAGTTCCTGTCTGATATATAGCCTAATTGGCTGTTTTTGCAAGGAATAATATAAATATGGCCATTGTCACATCTTTGATGGGTTATTGCTACAATTGCCAATGCGAAAAAACCTCCCCAGCTTCTCTGCCCTCTACACACATGTAAACCATTGGATGAGAGGCTTTGGAACATTTAGGTTGGAAtgtgaacaacaacaaaaaaaagttgaaactaataataaaaaataaaccatcAAACCAAAACTTTAAGAGGAAATCAGAGCACAGCAAACTCGTCCCCGTTTCTAATTCACATTGACAGGGACTGTACTACAGGTAGGAATGGTTTATATGAAGTCCTCTTCACTATCGTCTCTTGTATAAGTCCTTGCGCCTGCGCAACTCCTCCAGTACTCGGGCCCTGTATGCGGTCCAGTCCTCATCTGGGTTCTGTTTAAGCCCTAGTGCCCACTGCAGGCCCTGGGTGTGGCTTCGCAGGAAAGGGTTGTACTCCTTCTCCTCACCTAATGTTGAGGGACTCTGAAGGGGGGAAaacagttatttttatttattcaagtAGGTATAACAGATTCAAATGACTCGTCCATCAGACAGACAGCAGGACTCTGGCCAGTGGTGGTGTTTGATTTTATACACCTGCGGCCACGGAAATGACTAAAACACCTGAATATGTTAAGCAAAATAGTGTAGGTGACTTTTCAAAACAAAGAATATGAGCATAGTAGATGAGTAGTAACTGTAGTAGTCTTGTATCCTCACAGTGCACAGTCTTTGACTCCTCTGCTGTAAGACCCACTGCAACTTCTGTTCACGTGCAACATTGCCAGGCTCCACGTCTGCAGCAAACAGCAGATTGTCTTCTGCGTACTCATGACCTGAGCAGGGTTATATGCAGAGATTCAGCCACTTTCATGTGTCACTGAAAAGCGGAATGCCTGTTAACTATATACTGCAGATGTGCATATGTCACCTCAATAATAAACATTCTTCtttgcgttttgtgtgtgtgtgtgtgtgtgtgtgtatatatatatatatttttttttttttttattaatcctaATTTTCCTCGGTGAGTGCTGGATATATCACCCATAACATAACATACCTGGCCAGAGAAGAGTCTCATCATTCAAGGAGGAAACTGTGTCCAGTGATGACAGCATTGTCAAGGCACTGCCCTCAAACATCCTCCCTGAGGACAGGAGAAAATCGATTCAGCACCTAAAAGTTGTGTAAATAGGTGTGATTTACGCAATAAGCATGTATAGCCAGTCCAGGAATACTTCAGATCAGATTCCACACCAGAATTCACCAAGAGGACCATCCAACtttaaaatgactgaaatgaatTTAGCCCAATTTCTACGGTACAACTAAAGTAATTAATTAAGTCAAGCAAGTTTACCACACGACACTCTTTCATTCATATTGTATCAAGCCAGCAGCTTGCTCTTATGTATGGATCACGATTCATGACGAATTTGTAATAATGAAGAAACAACACAGTTTTGGCCTCCCATTATGGACTCCCATGACTATATGTTAATTACAACAGTGATAAAGGAAGACATGCCCCTGTTATACATTGTTTAACCTGATGCTACAGTTGCACACACTCCTTTGTTGAAACATATTTTCCAgattacatataaataaatttcactttccataaccgcttagtcctactcaagGTCACTACCAGCAAACCCATACCTATTGACAATTTAGTGGCCAATTCACCTAATGTGCCAACATGGGGACAGCATCAAACCTTCTCCTTTGATAACATAGATAAACCTGTGAAATTAAGGGGAAATTATCTTTTCCAAGATGATGAGTAGTATCAAGATTTACCACAGCCTGAGAGGAACACCAGATCCCCGGAAAAGAGACAGCTAGGGCCACCATAACTGCGACCATCCAGGAGGTAGATTATATGGCCAACTGTATGGCCAGGCGTGTAGAAGGCTCTGAAACGCAGGCATGTCCCAATCTCTATAGTGTCTTTATCGGCCAATGGGCTGAGAAAGACAAACATGGAACAGAATCAGGCCTTGGATACAAACTGTATTAAATCAAAACAAATTCTCAGAAATACTGTGTGAAGATGCTGAAAATCATTTGTGGTTTTAGCGCTTTCATACATTTCATATAACGTCTTTTTTTCAAAGCATTACTGCTGTGTTCTCCTTCTTTTGCCACAGGGGAAGGTTGTACACACAATTGCAAAAGTTTTATGTCAGCTGCCCTTCTTGATGCACCCCTCCCCATTGTCCCGGGCTTGTGACAAGTGGCTGGGTTGCATTAATGCAGTGTAACAGAGTAAATAAGCCTTACTGTGTCAATCCAGGAATATTGTCCATATTGTTCCCATACACCCTACATGAGTTATACAGCCTTCTGAGGATTCTGTTGCCTCCACTGTGgtccctgcacacacaaaacacaatgtttcagatcagaaaataaagcacaaagcattaaaatacaaaataatcaaaatgaaaCTGGGGCTGTTGTTGGACTTATCTCACCAGTGTTTATGTGTGCAGAGAATGGCTTCCAAGGTCACCCTCTCCTCTTCCAGGTAGGCCTGGATACATAAAAACACTGTTATACTGCTGTATCTCCATATTCAAACTGGTTCATGCAGATCATACCTGAACAGACTGTGGGTCGGTGGGATCGACAACCACTGCAAAGTTAGATGAGGTGTCAACGATCATATAGCTGTAGTTGTCAGACAGTGCAGGGATGGGTGTAATCTTGATGCCTGTGATAGGAACCAAGCTCTTTTTACTGCATTTTCCCACATTTTATCCACATGTACACCTAACCCATGAAACAAACCATTTattatagtagtctgtgttttTGAGTGTCCAGCAGGATATCGCTCACGAGCTTTCCTCAGCTGCCGCTTGTAAAACATGTAGCCAAGTCTTGTTCGGGTGTATAGCCAATAACTGCAAAGAGAAAAGGGAAACAAAGAACTAACTGTTAAGAGCGTATTAGTGAAAAGGACTTATCGAATCTGCATTAAAAATGGAGTCTGGAGGTTATGAGGCCGCATAGGTGCAGATAAATCAGGGTGCCCATGCTAACATATGTCCATCACTAAAATGCCTACAGTGAATTGGATCAGGGCATCTGTACCGAAGAATCACAGAATCGTttacacatgttttttttttaataatgtaatggAATATCGGTGTATATTTACACATGATCACACTACATTTCTTGCAGCACTGCTTTCGACTAATTCCtatacatgttttatttgtggtGGTTTATTAAGTGGTGGGTTTTGCACAGCGCAGGGTGCCAgctaacacgcacacactagcAGGGGACGCGCCAGTCACGTGGAAAGTCGCCGCCGTCGCGTTTCCGAGGGACGGGACACACTCACGCGATCCAGAAGAGCGCCTTCTCTGTGCGAGCCATGATTCGCAGGAGGACGCCGCAGTTCCATGTGGTCCTCGCAAGGCCTTTACGGTAGCAGATGCAGGAGAACGCAGCGGCACCGAGCGCACACGCCAGCCAGACCGGAAGCGCCAtgctggtgggcgtggcccgGGTGACGTCAGCTAAAGGTGATCGCAATTCAACCCATTCCACCAGCAATTCGCCTCATGTAACATATCGTAATATAATAGGGCTGCCCGCGTACGCTTCCACGCAGGAGTTTAAAGGGTGAACACATGCATCACGTTCTGGTGTGTGCCTTGCGTGACTTGTCTGCTGGAACTTTTCGACCCCACCCACTGGTTGAGGAGTCGCTAAATTCCAGGAAACTTGTTCCGCAGGAGCCGACATCTGCACACCCGCAGACGATCGTCCACCGCCGCCTGCGCGCCGACATAAAGTCGTTTTAGGCGACTGGTAAGTCGTTTTCCCAGGAAAGCAGCGTTCTTTTAACCCACCGCCCAGTCGGTTTccgtgttgttgttttttgtcgTGCTGGatcttgtaaaatgttttaaacacgTTTGGACACCGTGGGCTCCAGTGTAAAACTCACACACGGCGTTTACTGTGAACGTTTATTATCACCTTCATTAACAAAAGAGACCAATCGTCCGACCGCTGAAGTAAGACCTTCCGTGTGACGGAATTCCTGCgtgttgtgtaatttttccACTTTCTGTTTTGTTGTTGCGTAGGAATTAAGGGCCTTCTGACGTGTCGGTAAGTGCAGATTTATTTCACGTTCGTGTATAGCAGGGTGTACAGTCACCTCGTGTATAAATACAGGTATAAAATGTCCGGGTTCTTTTCCCCTCGGAGTGCGcctacttttacatttacatgtaaggcatgtggcagacgcccttatgcagagcgatcaatgaagtgatcaattctccAGTATAaacacccatcctccaaccccatgtaaatgaatagacactttagtgtttggtttgtatttttCCCCTGTGATTTCGTACAACCCaggaaaaatgtattgtgaCATAATGAGGTTGGATTGAAAGtctaatgaatgaatgaaatgtgcttttatttgGAAGCACTCTGCCCCCTTCCCTTTAGACAGGTGTGAGACCAGCCCAGCAGCAGTAAGCAGGCACACCGAGGACTTAATACTGACATCCCGCATATATGGGTGTGATCGAATTCAGAGTACACAAAGGCGCTGGACCACAGAACAACCTGAATCCCTGCTCATTCCGTACATGGCTGGTGTGTCCGAAAGACTGAAAAGGATTTCTGGGTCCATTTCAAACCTGCGAACACACTGAGACAGAGACTCGTCCATCCCAAAGACCTgacaccaaaacagaagaagagcaatgtaGTGTATGCTGTCCAGTGCGGTGAAGAGTGCTCCGagctgctacacaggaggatggtCCAGCACGgaaggagcaacacctcagtgccagaatcagctgtgtaccttcacctgaaggacaaaggacactcgTTTTTGGATGAGagtgttcaaatattggacagagaagataggtggtcTGAGAGAGGaatgagggaagctttgcatgcGCAAATCAACAACCCCTCACTCAGACACAACTTCTCTCCAACCGataatgctgccctttcatccatcccctGGAAAATTGGGCCCAATTCACATTTTCACCAGGTTGACCACATTAACAAgcttaatgggggcaggaggagctgccagggcggggctgtcacatctacccacccTCCTCCCTCTGCCTTTCTTTCACTTGctgagcctattcaaggcgggagtgaggtgaaaccaacctggaggataaatctGTGGTCACAaaccaacttccctcagattgacaaacttctgtggatgcagaatgaaatgtctctacattaaagaaagaaagtccagttgccatgactcaactttcagacaaattcacctggatgactgagaatcttcacagacaaagGCACAGAAGTTGGCTCATTATTCTCAGCTCCATTTTCGAATGGTTCGTTCCGCCTTAAAtactgcaggctgcaatactatttattttatattgaaatTCCCATGTTCATAAATCTATGTGCttatgagcaaagttcccaggtacGTTTtagagtgaaaaatgttttacacatcctattttacccttaACAAGTGCATTTTCAGTAGCCAAGAGCTTTTAAACTGTATGcgttttttaaaagaatgccATTCACCAGTCCAATGCACAGGTAATGCTTGATACCttttctaatagttcaggatATTGAGTtcagagatcatcaccatatgCATATTTaaacgttctttatttctgaaacaagTTTCCTGGCTGTAAGCCTCGATTAACTACACCCCTACAGGCGTAATACGGGTATTACAGCCAGCTGAGCTGtaatttaaggtggaactgacatATTCGAAAAGGAGCTACTTTAGTTGTGTTTtactccagccagtcagagaatctcgCTGCCGCCTCCTGAAGCAGCAGGGGCACCTCGCGACATGAGCCCTCAACCGGGAACTAGAAAACCGATCCGTGACCATGCAATCATGATGCCAGGGAATCCAAACTTGCCAATGCCCGTGATGCCACCCTCACCACGATTCTGCCCTGGGCAACCACCCATGTTGCCCACAGCAAAAGACGCCACTGTGACTCAGCTCTTCATAGAGGTGTGCTCCAAATTCTTTTCATGTGGAATTATTTCCatggcaggttttttttctttctctttaatAAGTGTTTCAATACTTGGAATGTACAGCAAACATATTTTGGTTTCTGTGTTGTGCTTTGCCAGCTTTGAGCATTTTTCAGACCTGACACACTACCAGCTAGAATAGAGGtacatacatactgtacactgactatacattttaaatacaagcTTTTTGTAGGTTTCTTCAACCCAAATATTACACTCGTTAAGACCTTTAGGTGTATCGTCTGGGCTGGTGACAGGAGGCTTGCGAGGCAGATTAAATCCAACACATTTCCCAGCACTCGAAAGACAACTGCATTCCAGCAGTCAATTATAagctaaatttaatttaatcttttttttttaaagtcttcAATCAGATCAGGGTCATGGCCATGCTGCAGAGTGAACACAAACCTTAAATACAGACTCTATTCCTCCTTTACTGGCACATTATTGGTATGATGTCAGTGTAATGTGTTGTAATGCTATTTCATAAAAGGGCCTGTGAtgaatatgggtggtagtagcctagtgggtaacacact includes the following:
- the pnkd gene encoding putative hydrolase PNKD; translation: MALPVWLACALGAAAFSCICYRKGLARTTWNCGVLLRIMARTEKALFWIAYWLYTRTRLGYMFYKRQLRKARERYPAGHSKTQTTIINGIKITPIPALSDNYSYMIVDTSSNFAVVVDPTDPQSVQAYLEEERVTLEAILCTHKHWDHSGGNRILRRLYNSCRVYGNNMDNIPGLTHPLADKDTIEIGTCLRFRAFYTPGHTVGHIIYLLDGRSYGGPSCLFSGDLVFLSGCGRMFEGSALTMLSSLDTVSSLNDETLLWPGHEYAEDNLLFAADVEPGNVAREQKLQWVLQQRSQRLCTSPSTLGEEKEYNPFLRSHTQGLQWALGLKQNPDEDWTAYRARVLEELRRRKDLYKRR